TTATACAAGGATTGGCTAATGCAGGAACCACAATCATGGTTACCACCCACTTCATGGATGAGGCTGAACGCTGTAGCAATATTGCCTTTATTTCCGAGGGCCATTTAATTGCCAATGATACACCGGACAACCTGAGAAACAATGTGCTGGAGGGTGTGTTGGCAGAGGTGGCTACTAATAATCCCATGGACAGACTACCTGTGGTTGAAGCCCTACCATATGTTAAGGAATGTTCTGTCCATGGTTCTCTATTACATGTGCTGGTGCAGTCTGAAGAGAATCTGTCGGAGCTTCAACAACACACAGCTGGTAACATAAAGAAAATAACACCCTCCCTGGAGGATGTATTTATTGCTTTGTCCAGGCAGAGAAGGAGGGGTAGTGCCAATGAGTAGAATTTTATCCATCTTATATAAGGAATTTTTACAAATGAAAAGAGATCGCTTAACCATTGGGTTAATTTTCATGCTTCCCCTGGTGCAGCTGCTGCTTTTTGGCTATGCTATCCAAACTGAAGTAAAACATATACCCACAGTGGTTTTTGATCAATCCTTATCTCCGGAGAGTCGTGAACTGCTGGATTCCTTCAAGGTATCAGGTTACTTTGAGGTTACAGAGATGGCGGGAAGCTATACAGAAGTTACCGACATGATCGATAAAGGTACTGTTAAGGTGGGGGTGATTTTCCCGCCTGATTTTGCTGGGAATGTGAGAAGGGGAGATACCGCCCAGGTCCAAGTACTAGTAGATGCCACAGATAGTATGGTTTCTAATTCTGCCATCGCCACTGCTAATGCCATTGGACTAATTAAATCCCAGAATGTTATTATTGAAAAGGTTGGTCATTATCAACCTCCCTACGATGTGCGAGTTCGGCCTTGGTATAATCCAGATGGAATTACGGCCTATTACATGGTACCGGCTATTTTGGGAATCATTGTAACAATGACAATGGTAATGATGACATCAATGGGGATTGTTCGTGAGCGGGAGCGGGGAACTCTGGAGCAGCTTATTGTTACCCCCATTAAATCCTATGAATTAATGATTGGAAAGGTTATTCCATACGTTGCCCTGGGTTATCTGCAAATTACGGTAGCATTGCTGGTGGGAGTGATTATCTTTGATGTTCCCATCCGGGGCAGCTTACTGCAACTGTATCTTTTAACACTGTTCTTTATTACTGCGTCCTTGGGTATTGGTGTACTGATATCTAACATCGCCAAGTCACAAATGCAAGCCATGCAAATGTCATTTTTCGTTCTATTGCCTAGTATTTTGCTATCGGGATTTATGTTTCCAAGGGATGCTATGCCTGTTGTGATAAAATATATAAGTAACCTGATCCCTCTAACTTATTATTTAACCATTATTCGGGGGATTGTCCTGAAGGGGATAGGATTTTCTTATCTGGTACCCCAAGTCATAGCATTGTTTACTTTCACAGTAGTATTGATGACTATTAGTATCTTAAAGTTTAAGAAGAAGATTGTCTAACCTTGAAGGTGGTGATTCAATGGAGCCGCGTGAGAAAATTATTGTACTTTTTAGGGAGTTGGCGGAGGAAAGGGGTTTTTACGGAGTTACGGTGGATGAATTGGCAGCTCGTAATAATATGAGTAAACGAACAATCTATCGCTATTTTAAAAGCAAGGAAGAAATCGTCGAGGGAGTTATGCGGCAGTTTATGCTGGAGACCGAGAAAGAGGTTTTTCAGGTTTTGCAAAACCATGGCACTCCTATTGAGAGAATCACCAATTTTGTTAAATTGATCTCGGAAAGACTAAGGATTTTGTCGCCAAGAGTCTTGAGTGAACTGCAGCGGCACTAT
This genomic interval from Desulforamulus reducens MI-1 contains the following:
- a CDS encoding ABC transporter permease; translation: MSRILSILYKEFLQMKRDRLTIGLIFMLPLVQLLLFGYAIQTEVKHIPTVVFDQSLSPESRELLDSFKVSGYFEVTEMAGSYTEVTDMIDKGTVKVGVIFPPDFAGNVRRGDTAQVQVLVDATDSMVSNSAIATANAIGLIKSQNVIIEKVGHYQPPYDVRVRPWYNPDGITAYYMVPAILGIIVTMTMVMMTSMGIVRERERGTLEQLIVTPIKSYELMIGKVIPYVALGYLQITVALLVGVIIFDVPIRGSLLQLYLLTLFFITASLGIGVLISNIAKSQMQAMQMSFFVLLPSILLSGFMFPRDAMPVVIKYISNLIPLTYYLTIIRGIVLKGIGFSYLVPQVIALFTFTVVLMTISILKFKKKIV
- a CDS encoding TetR/AcrR family transcriptional regulator, producing the protein MEPREKIIVLFRELAEERGFYGVTVDELAARNNMSKRTIYRYFKSKEEIVEGVMRQFMLETEKEVFQVLQNHGTPIERITNFVKLISERLRILSPRVLSELQRHYPDIWEQVEQFRAEKIKYLIEMIVEGSKEGYFKEINPTIVTASLLSTVRSVVNPTFVVENNLTIEEAFKTVMHTFLYGIVADQKLPAI